A stretch of the Capsicum annuum cultivar UCD-10X-F1 chromosome 8, UCD10Xv1.1, whole genome shotgun sequence genome encodes the following:
- the LOC107840516 gene encoding auxin-induced protein 15A: MAIRMPRIIKKSSTTGDVPKGHFAVYVGEKQTKRFVIPISFLSQPLFQDLLSQAEEEFGFDHPMGGVTIPCREDVFIDITYRLSRI; this comes from the coding sequence ATGGCTATTCGTATGCCTCGTATAATCAAGAAATCCTCTACAACTGGAGATGTTCCAAAAGGCCACTTTGCTGTTTATGTTGGTGAAAAGCAGACGAAGAGATTTGTAATCCCGATATCATTCTTGAGCCAACCTTTATTTCAAGACTTGCTTAGTCAAGCTGAGGAAGAATTTGGCTTTGATCATCCAATGGGCGGTGTCACAATTCCTTGCAGAGAGGATGTGTTCATTGACATTACATATCGCTTGAGTAGGATCTGA
- the LOC124886509 gene encoding DNA-directed RNA polymerase II subunit RPB1-like has translation MAQQYNLSCILLLVFICFMHDYMVTTAAQTWTKPEIPSFSKPTTPSFSKPDIPSFSKPTTPSFSKPATPSFSKPEFPSFSKPANPSFSKPATPSFSKPTTPSFSKPESPSFSKPRTPSFSKPELPSFSKPSTPSFSKPSTPSFSKPATPSFSKPSTPSFSKSSTPSFSKPTTPSFSKPEFPSFSKPTIPSFSKPATPSFSKPEIPSFSKPMTPSFSKPATPSFSKPEIPSFSKPATPSFSKPEIPSFSKPATPSVLKTEVPKLSKPTMSTSP, from the coding sequence ATGGCTCAGCAGTACAACCTGTCCTGCATCTTGCTGCttgtatttatttgttttatgCATGACTACATGGTAACTACTGCAGCTCAAACCTGGACGAAGCCCGAGATTCCTAGCTTCTCAAAGCCGACGACACCTAGTTTCTCAAAGCCTGATATTCCTAGTTTCTCAAAGCCCACAACACCTAGTTTTTCAAAGCCCGCAACACCTAGTTTCTCAAAGCCAGAGTTTCCTAGTTTCTCAAAGCCCGCAAACCCTAGTTTCTCAAAGCCCGCGACCCCTAGTTTCTCAAAGCCAACAACCCCTAGTTTCTCAAAGCCCGAGAGTCCTAGTTTTTCAAAGCCCAGGACACCTAGTTTCTCAAAGCCTGAGCTCCCAAGTTTCTCAAAGCCATCAACCCCAAGCTTCTCAAAGCCATCGACCCCAAGTTTCTCAAAACCCGCAACTCCTAGTTTCTCAAAGCCATCAACCCCAAGTTTCTCAAAGTCATCAACCCCAAGTTTCTCAAAACCCACGACCCCTAGTTTCTCAAAGCCAGAGTTTCCTAGTTTCTCAAAGCCCACGATCCCTAGTTTCTCAAAGCCCGCGACGCCAAGTTTCTCAAAACCCGAGATCCCTAGTTTCTCAAAGCCCATGACGCCAAGTTTCTCAAAACCTGCAACACCAAGTTTCTCTAAACCAGAGATTCCTAGCTTTTCAAAGCCTGCAACACCAAGTTTCTCGAAACCCGAGATCCCTAGTTTCTCAAAGCCTGCGACCCCTAGTGTGCTAAAGACAGAAGTCCCAAAACTGTCTAAACCAACAATGTCAACTTCACCGTGA